The Geotoga petraea region ATTTTAAAGATATACCTTTATATAAAGATGTGACACAAGAACAATGGAACGATTGGAAATGGCAATTACAAAACAGAATTACAGATGTAGAAAGTTTAAAAGAGGTAATCAATTTAACTGAAGAAGAAGAAGAAGGAATAAGAAACACTCTTAAAACTTTAAGAATGGCTATTACTCCTTATTATGCTTCTTTAATTGATCCAGACGACCCAAAAGATCCTATAAGAAGACAGGCGGTGCCAACAAGCAAAGAACTTAAAGTAGGTAGATGGGATATGTTGGATCCCCTTCATGAAGATGCTGATTCGCCTGTTCCAGGCTTAACTCACAGGTATCCAGATAGAGTATTGTTTTTAATAACTGATATGTGTTCAATGTATTGTAGGCACTGTACAAGAAGAAGATTTGCAGGTCATAAAGATGGTGCAAGAACAAGGGCAGAAATTGATGCAGCTATTGAATATATTAGAGAAACACCTCAGGTTAGAGACGTTTTATTATCTGGGGGCGATGCATTGTTAGCTGGTATTCCGATGTTAGACTACATCTTAACAGAATTAAGAAAAATAGAACATGTAGAAATAATTAGGATAGGAAGTAGAGCACCAGTTGTAATGCCTCAAATAGTTACAGATGAATTATTAAATGTTTTGAAAAAGCACCATCCTATATGGTTAAATACTCATTTTAATCATCCAAATGAAATTACTCCAGAATCTAAAGAAGCTTGCGAAAAGTTAGCCAACATAGGCATTCCTTTAGGAAACCAAAGCGTTCTTTTAAAAGGAATTAACGATAGTCCTTATATAATGATGGAATTGGTTCATCAATTAACTAAAATTAGGGTAAGACCTTACTACATTTACCAATGTGACCTCTCTCAAGGTATAGCACATTTTAGAACATCTGTAAGAAAAGGGCTTGGAATTATGGAAAGTTTGATAGGTCATACTTCTGGGTTTGCTGTTCCCACATTTGTTGTAGATGCCCCTGGCGGAGGCGGAAAAATAAGATTGATGCCACAATATCTTGTTTCCGAAACAGATGGAGCTGTAATTCTAAGAAATTATGAAGGAGTTATCACTACTTATCACGAACCTGAAGATACTGAAACAGACGTAGATGATGAAGAATATAGAAAAAAATATCATCTTAAAGGAGTTGCAGGACTTTTTGAAGGTGGACAAGTTAGTATGGAACCTGAAAGTCTTGAAAGAGGAAAAAGAATTAAAGAATGGAAAGCAAAACATAAGGAAGACTTAAAAGATTTAAGATGAATTTTTTAAATAGTTTGATGAATTTTGAGACTCTTTCTGTAGTTGGGCTTGAAAAAAATACTGGAAAAACTGAAACGATGAACTATATCATAGAACATTTAAATAACAAAATAAAACTTGGAATTACTTCAATTGGAGTAGACGGAGAAACTACTGATATAGTAACGAAAACTAAAAAACCAGAAATAACTGTATATGATGGAATGTTTTTCGCAACTACAG contains the following coding sequences:
- the ablA gene encoding lysine 2,3-aminomutase, coding for MRHFKDIPLYKDVTQEQWNDWKWQLQNRITDVESLKEVINLTEEEEEGIRNTLKTLRMAITPYYASLIDPDDPKDPIRRQAVPTSKELKVGRWDMLDPLHEDADSPVPGLTHRYPDRVLFLITDMCSMYCRHCTRRRFAGHKDGARTRAEIDAAIEYIRETPQVRDVLLSGGDALLAGIPMLDYILTELRKIEHVEIIRIGSRAPVVMPQIVTDELLNVLKKHHPIWLNTHFNHPNEITPESKEACEKLANIGIPLGNQSVLLKGINDSPYIMMELVHQLTKIRVRPYYIYQCDLSQGIAHFRTSVRKGLGIMESLIGHTSGFAVPTFVVDAPGGGGKIRLMPQYLVSETDGAVILRNYEGVITTYHEPEDTETDVDDEEYRKKYHLKGVAGLFEGGQVSMEPESLERGKRIKEWKAKHKEDLKDLR